Part of the uncultured Desulfobacter sp. genome, TATGAGCCGGGGCAAACCCCACTTGCTTTTAATCCTGGATGATATATCAGAACAACGGCAGTTTCAGGAATCCTTGAGGCGGGCCAAGGAAACGGCAGAGGCGATCAATAATACCAAAAGTGAGTTTTTGGCAAATATCAGCCACGAAATACGCACACCTCTTAATTCTGTTATCGGGTTCAGCGATCTTTTATATGAGTCTATCCATGACCCCGTGCAGAAAAAACATATTGAACTGATTCAAGCCGCAGGACATAATCTGCTGCGGCTTGTCAATGACCTTTTAGATCTTTCCAAAATCGAAGCCGGCAAACTTGACTTAAGCTATTCTCCCACAAGCCTGCCCTTTCTTATTGAGGGGATAAAACAAATGTTTTTACCCCAGACGGCGGAAAAAGGACTTGAATTCATCACCGAGATTGATTCAAAATTGCCGGATCGGCTTTTATTGGATGAGGTCCGTATCCGGCAGGTCCTGATGAATCTGGTCGGCAATGCCGTTAAGTTTACACAAAATGGCCATGTCAAGGTGTTGGCCGAAGTCGCTGAAACAAAACACCCCCCGGGGGGGCAAGCCTTTGATGTCGGTATCCGGGTTGAAGACACGGGCATGGGGATTGAAGAAGACCAGATGGAAAAGATTTTTGAATCTTTTGTGCAGCAGACCGGCCAGGGAGCAGAATTCGGCGGCACGGGCCTGGGACTGGCCATCTGCAAACGCCTGGTTGAGATGATGGGGGGCGGTATTTCAGTGGAAAGCCGGACAGGACACGGCAGTACCTTCACTGTCAGTATTCCGGATGTGGCCTGTGCCGCTCAAATACCCGGGACAGTGGCCCCAAAGGCCGGAAATATGCAAACACCTTCCATGGCCATGGCAACGGACACACAACACTGGTCCGTCAATAAAATAAACGAACTTCTCCAGGCCTTTGCCAGCCTATGTCCGCTCCAGGAACCGGCAAATTTGTCAAAGCTTAAGGATATCATTGATACTCAATTCATGGACCAATGGGAAAAATTTAAAAATTTGATATCAATGAAAGCGGTACGGCAATTCGGAAAAGAGCTGGAAGCTTTGGGAGATGAGTATGCGGCCCCACCTATTTCCAGTTACGGCAAAGAACTGGTCTCCGGGGCCGATGACTATGACGTGAACGCGGTGGAAGCGCTGGTGAAAATTTTTCCGGATATTGTTAATAAACTGAAATCATAAGGAAATACGGCAAATGGCCTGCCATGAAAATCCGCCTTTGTTTTCCATCCTCATGGTTGATGATGAACCAA contains:
- a CDS encoding ATP-binding protein, encoding MNFKSRNKDAEILIVDDALASLDLMTKILAEKGYRIRPASSGQLALRSAASKVPDLVLLDVKMPGMDGYQVCRALKSDPENADVPVIFISGLEDTIDKVRGFEAGGVDFITKPFQAEEVFARVETHLNLRHLTRELKRQNILLKEESARRRKKEAALQELNEFNRKIFETANTGVLAYDGDSGQCVMANPAAARILNGSVDQLLAQNFNRISAFQTQERMALVKRVISTGVEDHHEIYVETCFGRKAWMQYRASRFMSRGKPHLLLILDDISEQRQFQESLRRAKETAEAINNTKSEFLANISHEIRTPLNSVIGFSDLLYESIHDPVQKKHIELIQAAGHNLLRLVNDLLDLSKIEAGKLDLSYSPTSLPFLIEGIKQMFLPQTAEKGLEFITEIDSKLPDRLLLDEVRIRQVLMNLVGNAVKFTQNGHVKVLAEVAETKHPPGGQAFDVGIRVEDTGMGIEEDQMEKIFESFVQQTGQGAEFGGTGLGLAICKRLVEMMGGGISVESRTGHGSTFTVSIPDVACAAQIPGTVAPKAGNMQTPSMAMATDTQHWSVNKINELLQAFASLCPLQEPANLSKLKDIIDTQFMDQWEKFKNLISMKAVRQFGKELEALGDEYAAPPISSYGKELVSGADDYDVNAVEALVKIFPDIVNKLKS